ATTTACCCTGGCGCCGTAGATATCATAAGCACCATTGCGATAGTCTTCCCACACCACCAAATAATTAGTGCCGTCAAAGGCTACGGAAGGTGCGAACTGGTAATAAGCTGCCGTAGAAATGGCTTTGCCGAATGTATCCAGCACCGTACCGGCTTGATTTACCCTGGCTCCGTAGATGTCATAAGAACCGTTGCGTAAATCTTCCCACACCACCATACAATTAGTGCCGTCAAAGACTATAGAAGGTGAGTATTGGTGATTAGCTACCGTACAAATGGCAATACTGGAAGAATCCAGCACTGCCCCGGCTTGATTTACCCTGGCTCCGTAGATGTCATAAGAACCATTGCGAAAGTCTTCCCACACCACCAGATAATTCGTGCCGTCAGGGGCTACGAAAGGCGAGTATTGGTATAAATTTCCTTTGCAAATGGCGATACCAACCGTATCCAGTGCCACACCGGTCTTGCTTACCAAGACGCCGTAGATATCGGGGTAAGAACCATTGCGATAGTCTTCCCACACCACCAGATAATTGGTGCCGTTAAAGGCCACGGAAGGTTCGACCTGGTTATCAGCTACCGTGGAAATGGCTTTACCGAAAGCATCCAGCAACGCGCCGGCTGTACTTACCCGGGCGCCGTAGATATCAGAATAAAAGCCGTTACGATAGTCTAGCCACGCCACCAGATAATTGGTGCCGTCAAAGGCTATGGTAGGTGAGAGCTGGTCATCAGCTGCCGTGGAAATTGCAATGCCGGTAGCATCTAGCACCGCCCCGGCCTGGCTTACCCGGGTGCCATAGATGTCATAAGAACCGTTGCGTCCGTCTCCCCATACCACCAGATAATTTGTACCGTCAAAGGCTACGGTAGGAGAGAACTGATAATTAATTACCGTGGCAATGGCAATTGCAATGCCGGAAGAATCCAGCACCGCCCCGGCAGTGCTTACCCGGGCACCGTAGATGTCATAAGAACCGCCGCGATAATCTTTCCACACCACCAGATAATTGGTGCCGTCAAAGGCTATGGAAGGTGACCATTGGTTATAAGCTGCCGATACATAAACTATGTTGGTATCTAAGAGAAACTCGCCGGATTTACCAACCTCCGGCCCCTCTAATAATGACTTTGAGGGATTAAGGGTAAGGCCAACCACATTGCCTGTATATCTTTCCGCCCAGGTATCAGCAAATAACACATCAGGGTTTCTACCCCCCATAGACAGATTTTCGACAAACCTCAACCCCCGCCTGGTTCCCTCAAACGCAATCGCCCCATCCCAACCCTGATATACTACCCTGCCATCTCGGATCTCCGGGCCGCAGCCGCCTAAAAACGTATTTAGCGGTATAACCATATCCTGGGCATTACCTTTTGCATCCTGGGCCTTAATTGTCACTCCTCGTTCATCAAAGAAGGCCTCGTAGGACTGGTCTTTAATGACGATCCTTTCTCCTTCCCGCATTGGATGGTGCGATATCTTTTCGATAATCTGGCCCACGTTAAATGGCGTTTCCACCATGGGGGAAGTAATGGGCTTTTGCTGGGCATAAAGTGGCACTGCCATATAAAAAGTCAGCAATCCCAGCAGCCAAGTATAATTTTTATTCAATTTAATATACTCCTTATTTCGAAATCCTTGACTTAAATGTAGAGTATTATGATATTATATATGCAATATTTATGCCAATACTCACGTCAAATCCAATAACATCTAAGAGGTTATATACCATTGCCATGGAATATGTTGATATATGATATGTAATCATGATTAAAAAGTATTAATGCAAAGTATCGTAACCTACTGGCATTTTTTGCACCTCTCCATCAAATAAGCCTTTCTCCGTAAATCATCGGCCGATTTAGCGTTCCAGATCTTCTCCCACTTGCCGTTCAGGATGTTTCCTATCGAGGCAAAATAGCTCTGGTATGATATCCTCTTTCCTGCTCCACGTACCTGTTGTAGCTGACCCACCTCGCTTTCCTTGAAGTCAAGACCGCAGTTGGCTACTAGGCCTAGATGATACACTAAGGCCCCTTGTTGCACGGGTCTTACATGCGAGTCAATTGGAACTTCTGATATCAGAGAAAAAAAGGAGCGGTCAACGACCGCTCCTTTTTCTTTGCATATTGCCTACCAGTTGGCATTGCTGCTGGTTGCTTCCGCTATTTATCTTTTAATAGATATTCCGCATTTTCTATGATCCCTTGTCTGCCAAAAGTCATTGGATAATCCTCATAATCAAACACCAACAATTCCTCTTCTGTTCGAGTTGCTATCTGAATAATTCTTCCTGAGGGGTTTATTATGGTTGTTGGCCCCAATTGATATCTGGATGTATTATTTGAAGAAATAATAAACATTGAGTTTTCCAAAGCCCTGGTCCGTAAATGCCCTTTGGTTAATTCATACTTATCAATATCATCCTTTTCTCCCGTATAGGCAAAACTAACAAAAGCGATGGGAACCTTTTCGATAAATAGTTCCCTGAAGTATTCGGGAAATTCTGCCTCGTAGCAGATTCTTGTAGCATACCTTATATTCCCAGTGTCAAAAATACCTTTCTCATTGCCTCTGGAAAAGTTGTTCTTATCCCAGCCCCATAATGCTCTTTTGGCATAATACGAACATGTATTGTTTTTACGTAATATTGCCACCACATTATATATTTCATTTCCCAATTTCTGTATTCTGCCGAATATCAGGGTAATATTTGTTTTGTCAATCGCCTGCTGTATCCTTTCTTGGCAAATATCCTGCTTCCCTAGGTCATAGATTCTTTCGTCATCAATCATTTGTTCATAATACCCACACAAGGCACATTCTTGCATCAATAATACATCTACATTTTGTTCTATCGCTTTATTTAAACCACGCATGATTGCCAAGTAGTTTTTTTCTATATCGTGATTCCCGGCGAATTGAAATGTTCCTATTCTCATACCAAAATCCTTCAATGATGGATTAACCACCTGTTATGTTAAAACACTTTTATCTTTTAAATCACCCGTTGGACTTGCTGTCCACGCACAGCACTTCGTTCTGCGTATTGTATATCGGACACCCCCCGCCGCACAGCGGCAGTTTCTGGCACCCCTTGCACTT
Above is a genomic segment from bacterium containing:
- a CDS encoding carbon-nitrogen hydrolase family protein, with product MRIGTFQFAGNHDIEKNYLAIMRGLNKAIEQNVDVLLMQECALCGYYEQMIDDERIYDLGKQDICQERIQQAIDKTNITLIFGRIQKLGNEIYNVVAILRKNNTCSYYAKRALWGWDKNNFSRGNEKGIFDTGNIRYATRICYEAEFPEYFRELFIEKVPIAFVSFAYTGEKDDIDKYELTKGHLRTRALENSMFIISSNNTSRYQLGPTTIINPSGRIIQIATRTEEELLVFDYEDYPMTFGRQGIIENAEYLLKDK
- a CDS encoding FlgD immunoglobulin-like domain containing protein — protein: MNKNYTWLLGLLTFYMAVPLYAQQKPITSPMVETPFNVGQIIEKISHHPMREGERIVIKDQSYEAFFDERGVTIKAQDAKGNAQDMVIPLNTFLGGCGPEIRDGRVVYQGWDGAIAFEGTRRGLRFVENLSMGGRNPDVLFADTWAERYTGNVVGLTLNPSKSLLEGPEVGKSGEFLLDTNIVYVSAAYNQWSPSIAFDGTNYLVVWKDYRGGSYDIYGARVSTAGAVLDSSGIAIAIATVINYQFSPTVAFDGTNYLVVWGDGRNGSYDIYGTRVSQAGAVLDATGIAISTAADDQLSPTIAFDGTNYLVAWLDYRNGFYSDIYGARVSTAGALLDAFGKAISTVADNQVEPSVAFNGTNYLVVWEDYRNGSYPDIYGVLVSKTGVALDTVGIAICKGNLYQYSPFVAPDGTNYLVVWEDFRNGSYDIYGARVNQAGAVLDSSSIAICTVANHQYSPSIVFDGTNCMVVWEDLRNGSYDIYGARVNQAGTVLDTFGKAISTAAYYQFAPSVAFDGTNYLVVWEDYRNGAYDIYGARVNQAGAVLDASGIAISTAVNSQGSPSVAFNGTNYLVAWLDYRNGFYSDIYGARVSTAGAVLDTFGIAISTAANNQSSPSVSSDGTNYLVVWQDGSFSFKIRGARVSQGGAVLDSSAIVVYPAANNQFSPSIAFDGTNYLVVWQDGSYAPNIYGARVNQAGTVLDASGIAISTAVNSQGLPSVAFDSTNYLVVWHDSRNGSSDIYGARVTQDGAVLDSSGIAISAAANSQSSPSVAFSGTNYLVVWEDNRNGSYDIYGTRVYTSGILGDSFAITTQSGNQSHPALASGPCDQMLIAYQGWVDYINGHPAKTDRIFRILVSASPLAIEELNFTSTRVNNGVNLEWATLSWYNSYKWVIKRSSDDRNYQVITTVPGSASPNGQKYRYTDRVETAGIYYYQLFDDKNTLKGELMVTVNLVPLSYELSQNYPNPLHRGSTTISYALKNPGKMSLVVYNIAGQVVKTLGNENQQPGYYSITWDGRDESGQKVSSGIYPYRIQAGGYNDTKKLVVLK
- a CDS encoding SPASM domain-containing protein, with product MYHLGLVANCGLDFKESEVGQLQQVRGAGKRISYQSYFASIGNILNGKWEKIWNAKSADDLRRKAYLMERCKKCQ